Proteins co-encoded in one Dehalobacter sp. genomic window:
- a CDS encoding glycosyltransferase, with product MKVLIGLPAYNEAAGIIHLFNSIASYREVSRYNIQVLLVDDGSSDNTAKIVSTYAQDHGYVTLVRHHGNKGLGEAVKTILRYALENLKDDDVLVTMDADNTHSPLLIESMIETLNSRDLDLVVASRFTSGGYEIGLKVLRKLFSRGARYFFKLFFRIRNLNDYSSGYRAYRVRIIRKAQERWKELITTNGFDCMAEIAAKFSRMGVKAGEVPLILHYQQKEGASKMQVSKTIRGYFALLAKVR from the coding sequence ATGAAGGTCCTGATTGGCTTGCCCGCCTATAATGAAGCAGCCGGGATTATTCATTTATTCAACAGCATTGCATCCTACCGAGAGGTCAGCCGGTATAATATTCAGGTCCTGCTGGTGGATGACGGCAGCAGCGACAATACTGCAAAAATTGTAAGCACTTACGCCCAGGATCATGGTTATGTAACACTGGTCAGGCACCACGGAAACAAGGGCCTCGGAGAAGCCGTCAAAACAATTTTGCGTTATGCACTGGAAAACCTGAAGGATGACGATGTCCTGGTTACCATGGATGCCGACAATACCCACAGCCCTTTGCTGATTGAGAGCATGATTGAAACGCTGAATAGTCGGGATCTTGACTTGGTTGTGGCCTCCAGATTTACTTCGGGAGGATATGAAATTGGGCTGAAAGTCTTGCGAAAGTTATTCAGCCGGGGTGCCAGGTATTTCTTCAAATTGTTTTTCCGCATCAGAAACCTTAATGATTACTCATCTGGTTACAGGGCATACCGGGTGAGAATAATCAGAAAGGCACAGGAACGCTGGAAAGAACTGATTACAACCAACGGATTTGACTGCATGGCTGAGATCGCTGCTAAATTCAGCAGGATGGGGGTTAAAGCCGGGGAGGTACCGCTTATTCTTCATTATCAACAGAAAGAAGGGGCCAGCAAAATGCAGGTGTCAAAGACAATTAGAGGTTACTTTGCGCTGCTGGCTAAGGTGAGATAA
- a CDS encoding EamA family transporter → MIYLLALISIALGSTGQFVLKLAAGELRPDSGIWNLVYSMISLKMVFAVSCFVFSMLMWIFVLRKLELSIAYPMVSLGYILVMLLSFFFLQEQVSAAKVGGTLLIVAGVIVLNMK, encoded by the coding sequence ATGATTTATTTGCTGGCCTTGATTTCCATTGCACTGGGATCGACCGGGCAGTTCGTTCTTAAGCTGGCGGCAGGGGAACTTCGGCCGGACAGCGGAATCTGGAATCTTGTTTATTCGATGATCAGCCTGAAGATGGTCTTTGCTGTAAGCTGTTTTGTTTTCAGCATGCTGATGTGGATATTTGTCCTGAGAAAGCTGGAGCTCAGTATTGCTTATCCGATGGTCAGTCTGGGCTATATCCTGGTGATGCTGCTTTCCTTTTTCTTTCTTCAGGAACAGGTTTCAGCCGCCAAGGTCGGCGGGACTTTATTGATTGTGGCAGGGGTCATCGTACTAAACATGAAGTAA
- a CDS encoding ribonuclease J, with the protein MTKENKLQIIPLGGLGEIGKNMTVIRYNNKIILVDAGLTFPNEDLLGIDIVIPDYTYLVENQAMVAGILITHGHEDHIGALPYLLKDLNVPVYGTRLTIGLIQSKLKEANITKATLNVIHPNDTVRLGAFRVEFINISHSIPGSVGLAIHTPIGTIVHTGDFKLDHTPVSGDVLDIHKFTELGEHGVLCLMSDSTNVDRPGFTMSERSVGQNIDEAFFHAEGRIIFASFASNINRLQQAISAAVKCQRKVAAIGRSMVNVINIAMDLGYLDMPEGTLIEVDKAMDYPGNQLCILTTGSQGEPMSALSRIASGDHRQISISENDTVIISASAIPGNEKAISRNIDQLLKLGAHVIYEPISGMHVSGHASEEELKLMFSMVKPKYFLPVHGEYRMLVKHAELAQQVGIPKENIFIAENGSVLEFTDEGAKMAESIPAGRVLIDGFGIGDVGNIVLRDRKQLSQDGILIAVLTVSRPTGALVAGPDVVTRGFIYVRESEEIISEVRCLIREAMQECQQKGINQWAPIKNKVKDIVGKHLYQRTGRRPMILVIIQEVNSEAIKDANKKDTAAREATNKPPNYKEMAVKASPKRTMKPKIQSPT; encoded by the coding sequence TTGACAAAAGAGAACAAACTGCAAATTATTCCCCTCGGAGGTCTCGGGGAAATTGGCAAGAACATGACCGTCATCCGGTATAATAATAAAATTATCCTGGTTGATGCAGGTCTGACATTTCCGAATGAAGACCTCTTAGGTATTGACATCGTGATTCCGGACTATACGTATTTGGTTGAAAACCAGGCAATGGTTGCAGGGATACTCATTACCCATGGCCATGAAGATCATATTGGGGCTCTCCCTTATCTATTGAAGGATCTTAATGTCCCTGTTTATGGGACACGCCTTACAATTGGCCTGATTCAGTCCAAACTGAAGGAAGCAAATATTACGAAAGCGACACTCAATGTCATTCATCCGAATGACACGGTCCGGCTCGGCGCTTTCCGGGTTGAATTCATCAACATCAGCCACAGTATTCCGGGCTCTGTCGGCCTGGCCATCCATACACCGATCGGTACCATTGTCCATACCGGAGACTTTAAGCTCGACCATACGCCTGTCAGCGGCGATGTCCTGGATATACACAAATTTACCGAACTAGGGGAACACGGCGTTCTGTGCCTGATGTCGGATAGCACGAATGTCGACCGTCCCGGCTTTACCATGTCCGAGCGGTCTGTCGGCCAAAATATTGATGAAGCCTTTTTCCACGCCGAAGGACGGATTATCTTTGCTAGTTTTGCTTCAAATATCAACAGGCTGCAGCAGGCGATTTCCGCTGCCGTCAAATGCCAACGCAAAGTTGCTGCAATCGGACGAAGCATGGTCAATGTCATTAATATTGCGATGGATCTGGGTTATCTTGATATGCCGGAGGGAACCCTGATTGAGGTAGACAAGGCAATGGATTATCCCGGCAACCAGCTCTGCATCCTGACTACAGGCAGCCAGGGGGAACCGATGTCAGCCTTAAGCAGAATAGCCAGTGGCGACCACCGCCAGATCTCAATCAGTGAGAACGACACGGTCATCATTTCGGCCAGCGCGATTCCCGGTAATGAGAAAGCCATTTCCCGCAATATCGACCAACTGCTCAAACTCGGTGCGCATGTCATCTATGAGCCGATTTCAGGAATGCACGTTTCGGGGCATGCCAGCGAAGAAGAACTTAAACTAATGTTCAGCATGGTGAAACCGAAATACTTCCTTCCTGTACATGGTGAGTACCGCATGCTTGTCAAGCACGCTGAACTCGCGCAGCAGGTCGGCATCCCTAAAGAAAATATCTTTATTGCCGAAAACGGCAGTGTTCTGGAATTTACAGACGAGGGCGCTAAAATGGCCGAAAGTATTCCAGCAGGCAGAGTTCTGATCGATGGTTTCGGGATTGGTGATGTCGGCAATATTGTACTGCGTGACCGTAAACAGTTATCGCAGGATGGGATATTGATTGCTGTTCTGACTGTCAGCCGTCCGACCGGTGCATTGGTTGCAGGACCTGATGTCGTGACCCGCGGGTTTATTTATGTGCGGGAGTCGGAAGAAATTATCAGCGAAGTCAGGTGCCTGATCCGAGAGGCTATGCAGGAATGCCAGCAAAAGGGTATCAACCAATGGGCGCCAATCAAAAACAAGGTCAAAGATATCGTCGGAAAACACCTCTATCAAAGAACCGGCAGACGTCCAATGATTCTGGTCATCATTCAGGAAGTAAACAGCGAAGCAATCAAGGACGCAAACAAGAAAGACACTGCTGCCAGAGAAGCAACCAACAAACCGCCCAACTACAAGGAAATGGCCGTAAAAGCGAGTCCGAAAAGAACAATGAAGCCTAAAATTCAGTCCCCGACATGA
- a CDS encoding valine--tRNA ligase: MSEDQQMAKIYDPGQVEEKWYQYWEQNGFFTPKVEPEQKPFSIVMPPPNVTGSLHLGHAMDNTLQDILARYKRMQGYNTLWLPGTDHAGIATQAKVEEQLAKEGTNRHELGREKFLERVWAWKEQYGGTITRQLRKLGASCDWSRERFTMDEGCSKAVREVFVNLYNKGLIYRGNYIVNWCSKCHTTISDIEVEHNEREGNLWHIRYPAADGGEGVVVATTRPETMLGDVAVAVHPEDERYRHLAGKNVILPLVKRKIPVITDEYVEKEFGTGAVKITPAHDPNDFEMGLRHNLEQINIMNSDATINENGGKYQGLDRYEARRRIVKDLEELGLLVKIEPHTHAVGECYRCSTVVEPRVSRQWFVKMKPLAEPAIKVVQDGDLQFVPDRFARIYTGWLENIRDWCISRQLWWGHRIPVWYCQDCGAEVCVKEDPAACPKCGSHHLQQDPDVLDTWFSSALWPFSTMGWPENTAELKQFYPTSVLVTGRDIIFFWVARMIFMGLEFREDVPFHKVMIHGLILDPQGRKMSKSLGNGVDPIEVINQYGADTLRFMLITGNTPGNDLRFHFEKLESTRNFLNKIWNASRFVLMNLEDYQSEAKEQPAGPYAAELTLADKWILSRYEDTVQNVTAALERFDLGEAGRLLYEFIWNEYCDWYIELTKKRLYMKENQSERQTAQRILFEVLEGTMRLIHPFMPFLTEEIWQHLPIKGKTIMLSSWPQVEGYRNEQVEKDMNVLMDIIRAVRNIRAEMGVAPGRRADILLVAPEKDMLSVLQSGLADIRQLAVAENITILQQMENKPPQSASTVLTGVTVYIPLKGLLDLDKEVAKVRKEIENMIKEQKRLEDKLGNPGFTSKAPEEVVQKEKEKLDDIMVRMRSLKLRLSDLSEELE; the protein is encoded by the coding sequence ATGAGTGAGGATCAACAGATGGCCAAAATATATGATCCTGGCCAGGTAGAGGAAAAATGGTATCAGTATTGGGAACAGAACGGATTTTTTACGCCAAAAGTTGAACCGGAGCAGAAACCTTTCAGCATTGTGATGCCGCCGCCGAACGTAACCGGGTCTTTGCATCTCGGACACGCGATGGATAACACGCTGCAGGATATTCTGGCCCGTTATAAAAGAATGCAGGGATATAATACGTTATGGCTTCCCGGGACAGACCACGCGGGCATTGCCACCCAGGCCAAAGTTGAGGAACAGTTGGCCAAAGAAGGAACGAACAGACACGAACTTGGAAGAGAAAAATTTCTGGAAAGAGTCTGGGCCTGGAAGGAACAGTATGGTGGTACAATTACCCGTCAGCTGCGCAAACTAGGTGCTTCCTGTGATTGGTCACGGGAACGGTTTACCATGGACGAAGGATGTTCCAAGGCTGTAAGAGAAGTCTTTGTCAACCTTTACAACAAAGGCCTGATTTATAGAGGGAACTATATTGTTAACTGGTGCTCCAAGTGCCATACGACCATTTCGGATATTGAAGTCGAGCATAATGAACGGGAAGGAAACCTGTGGCATATTCGTTATCCGGCAGCGGATGGCGGGGAAGGCGTTGTTGTGGCGACGACCCGTCCGGAAACGATGCTCGGAGACGTGGCGGTTGCCGTCCACCCTGAGGATGAACGGTACCGGCATCTTGCAGGAAAGAATGTAATCCTTCCTTTAGTGAAAAGAAAGATTCCGGTGATTACCGATGAATATGTCGAGAAGGAATTTGGCACCGGCGCGGTCAAAATTACGCCTGCGCATGACCCAAATGACTTTGAGATGGGGCTCCGCCATAATCTGGAGCAGATTAATATCATGAACAGCGATGCCACCATCAACGAAAATGGCGGCAAATACCAGGGACTGGATCGATACGAAGCACGCCGCCGGATTGTCAAAGATCTGGAAGAGCTTGGCCTTTTGGTTAAGATAGAACCGCATACCCATGCAGTGGGGGAGTGTTACCGCTGTTCCACAGTGGTTGAGCCCCGGGTTAGCAGGCAGTGGTTTGTCAAAATGAAGCCTTTAGCTGAACCGGCAATCAAAGTCGTGCAGGATGGCGATCTACAGTTTGTGCCCGACCGTTTTGCCAGGATCTATACAGGCTGGCTGGAAAATATCCGGGATTGGTGTATATCGCGGCAGCTCTGGTGGGGTCATCGTATTCCGGTTTGGTATTGTCAGGATTGCGGAGCTGAAGTTTGCGTGAAAGAGGATCCGGCGGCATGTCCGAAATGCGGAAGCCATCACCTGCAGCAGGATCCCGATGTTCTGGATACGTGGTTTTCTTCAGCACTCTGGCCATTCTCAACCATGGGATGGCCCGAAAATACCGCTGAACTGAAACAGTTTTATCCGACGAGTGTTCTGGTTACCGGCAGGGATATTATTTTCTTCTGGGTAGCCCGGATGATTTTTATGGGACTGGAATTCCGGGAAGATGTTCCGTTCCACAAGGTGATGATTCACGGGTTGATTCTTGACCCGCAGGGGCGCAAGATGAGCAAATCACTTGGCAACGGTGTCGATCCGATCGAAGTCATTAATCAATATGGCGCGGACACCCTGAGGTTTATGCTGATCACCGGCAACACACCGGGTAATGATCTGAGATTCCATTTTGAAAAATTAGAGTCCACCAGAAACTTTTTGAATAAAATCTGGAATGCCTCCCGTTTTGTGCTGATGAATCTGGAGGACTACCAATCGGAAGCTAAGGAACAGCCTGCCGGACCGTACGCTGCTGAGCTTACCCTGGCAGACAAATGGATCCTGTCACGCTATGAAGATACGGTTCAGAATGTCACGGCCGCTTTAGAGCGCTTTGACCTTGGGGAAGCCGGCAGACTACTCTATGAATTTATCTGGAATGAATATTGTGACTGGTACATCGAGCTGACTAAAAAACGACTTTATATGAAAGAAAACCAGTCTGAACGCCAGACCGCCCAGCGCATTCTCTTTGAAGTGCTGGAAGGTACAATGAGACTGATTCACCCGTTTATGCCGTTCTTAACTGAGGAGATCTGGCAGCATCTGCCCATCAAAGGAAAGACGATTATGCTCAGCTCCTGGCCGCAGGTTGAAGGATATCGCAACGAGCAGGTTGAAAAAGATATGAATGTCCTGATGGATATTATCCGGGCAGTGCGCAATATCCGGGCGGAGATGGGTGTCGCTCCGGGCCGCAGGGCAGATATCCTGCTCGTAGCTCCCGAAAAAGATATGCTCTCGGTTCTACAAAGCGGTCTTGCGGATATCCGGCAGCTTGCAGTTGCGGAAAACATCACAATTTTACAGCAGATGGAGAATAAGCCGCCGCAGTCTGCCAGTACGGTTCTTACTGGTGTTACCGTTTATATACCACTGAAAGGGCTGCTTGATTTGGACAAAGAAGTGGCCAAGGTCCGCAAGGAAATCGAAAATATGATCAAGGAACAGAAAAGGCTGGAAGACAAGCTCGGCAACCCAGGGTTTACCTCGAAAGCGCCGGAAGAGGTTGTTCAAAAGGAAAAAGAGAAACTGGATGATATCATGGTCAGAATGCGTTCTCTAAAACTCAGATTATCCGATTTAAGCGAAGAGCTTGAATAA
- a CDS encoding bifunctional folylpolyglutamate synthase/dihydrofolate synthase: protein MTEYEKTLEYIKNLTKFGINLGLERIKALLDRLDHPEKKLKVIHIGGTNGKGSTTAMLQSIMKQAGYRAGMFTSPHLHDFRERITINGEMISPEDVVSGINKLKPHLEEMVSLGIEHPTEFEVCTALALCYFAERQPDLVLLEVGLGGEIDSTNVVTPLISVLTSIGMDHMDYLGDTLQAITGVKAGIIKDGVPVVTSSDKPEVLKVIEERAAQKGSRMIEVGRDVHWRHPGDGSQRFGYEGLCWSYPDLELALLGEHQFTNAAAALAVCEVLVETYSLDISESAVREGLKAVRWPGRLELLLRNPRVLLDGAHNADGMMSLAKALQQYAGGPLRRNRLLLCLGMLRDKEIEKAVEIIAPLADKIIVTKPDSPRAGDWEYVARIAEKYLTQENVLTVEDPAGAVRKGLEIMKPGDLLCVTGSLYMISGVRKFLLDHYTHQE, encoded by the coding sequence ATGACGGAATACGAAAAGACATTGGAATATATTAAGAATCTGACGAAGTTCGGCATTAACCTCGGACTGGAGCGGATCAAGGCTTTGCTGGATCGTCTGGACCACCCGGAAAAGAAATTGAAAGTGATTCATATCGGCGGCACCAACGGGAAGGGATCGACGACGGCAATGCTTCAGTCGATTATGAAGCAGGCCGGTTATCGCGCGGGAATGTTTACATCCCCCCACCTTCATGATTTCCGGGAAAGAATCACGATCAACGGAGAGATGATCTCGCCGGAAGATGTGGTTTCAGGGATCAATAAGCTAAAACCCCATCTGGAGGAAATGGTGAGTCTCGGGATTGAACATCCGACTGAATTTGAAGTCTGTACGGCGCTGGCCCTGTGTTATTTTGCTGAAAGACAACCCGATCTGGTCCTTCTGGAGGTTGGTCTCGGCGGTGAAATTGATTCCACCAACGTCGTTACTCCTTTAATATCTGTGCTGACCAGTATTGGCATGGATCATATGGATTATCTTGGAGATACGCTTCAAGCAATTACTGGGGTAAAGGCCGGCATTATTAAGGATGGCGTTCCAGTGGTCACTTCCTCGGACAAGCCGGAAGTTCTGAAGGTCATCGAGGAACGGGCTGCCCAAAAAGGATCCAGAATGATTGAGGTAGGCCGCGATGTACATTGGCGGCACCCGGGTGATGGTTCGCAGCGTTTTGGCTATGAAGGCTTGTGCTGGTCTTATCCGGACCTGGAGCTCGCGCTTCTTGGGGAACATCAGTTTACCAATGCAGCGGCTGCGCTAGCTGTCTGTGAAGTATTAGTTGAAACGTATTCCCTGGATATATCTGAAAGTGCTGTCAGGGAAGGTCTCAAAGCAGTCCGCTGGCCGGGCAGGCTGGAACTCTTGCTGCGGAATCCGAGAGTTCTTCTGGACGGGGCACATAATGCCGATGGGATGATGTCTCTGGCTAAGGCGCTGCAGCAGTACGCCGGCGGACCTTTGAGAAGAAACAGGCTGTTGCTTTGTCTTGGCATGCTCAGGGACAAAGAAATAGAAAAAGCCGTTGAGATTATCGCACCGCTGGCCGATAAAATCATCGTGACCAAGCCGGATTCCCCAAGGGCTGGTGACTGGGAGTATGTAGCCAGAATCGCGGAGAAGTATCTAACGCAGGAAAACGTATTGACGGTTGAAGATCCTGCGGGAGCGGTAAGAAAAGGGCTTGAAATAATGAAGCCGGGTGATCTGCTTTGTGTCACCGGCTCCTTGTACATGATCTCCGGGGTAAGAAAATTTTTGCTGGATCATTATACGCATCAAGAATAA
- a CDS encoding diguanylate cyclase yields the protein MEEYLILAVDDQDFNLIFLKKTLAEYQFLSARNGRQALELLRRCSPDLILLDIVMPEMDGYEVLRQLKYDERTRNIPVIFLTSLDSIEDEEKGFNLGAVDYITKPFKPTIIQARVKNTLRFIHQQKLLERMSHLDGLTEIPNRRFFEEKLAAEFGFAATNKRPLSLIMIDVDFFKKFNDQHGHSKGDEALVKVAQIIRSCLNEPHEFVARYGGEEFVVILPDTDAAAGSEIAEKIRYHVSISQLFNNPAGSHAALTVSVGGYSMIPANYEYCHSILEKADACLYQAKKHGRNCVKWDYS from the coding sequence ATGGAAGAATATTTGATTCTTGCAGTGGATGATCAGGACTTTAATCTTATTTTTCTTAAAAAAACTTTAGCTGAATATCAGTTTCTCTCTGCCAGAAACGGCAGACAAGCCCTGGAATTGCTAAGAAGGTGCTCTCCTGACCTGATCCTGCTGGATATCGTAATGCCAGAAATGGATGGTTATGAAGTTCTCAGACAGCTAAAATACGATGAACGGACCAGGAACATCCCCGTTATTTTCCTGACAAGCCTTGACTCCATTGAAGATGAAGAAAAAGGGTTTAATTTGGGTGCTGTAGATTATATCACCAAACCTTTTAAGCCAACAATCATTCAGGCCCGGGTCAAGAACACTTTACGGTTCATCCATCAGCAAAAACTCTTGGAAAGAATGTCTCACCTGGATGGTCTTACCGAGATCCCAAACCGGCGATTTTTCGAAGAAAAACTTGCTGCCGAATTTGGCTTTGCAGCCACCAACAAGCGTCCGCTTTCGCTGATCATGATTGATGTTGATTTCTTTAAGAAATTCAACGACCAGCATGGGCACTCCAAAGGCGATGAAGCGCTTGTTAAAGTTGCCCAGATCATCCGCTCATGCTTGAATGAACCTCACGAATTTGTGGCCAGGTATGGCGGAGAGGAATTTGTCGTGATTCTTCCGGATACGGATGCGGCTGCCGGAAGTGAAATCGCCGAAAAAATACGTTACCATGTCAGTATATCCCAACTGTTCAACAATCCCGCCGGCAGCCACGCTGCTCTGACCGTCAGTGTGGGCGGATACAGTATGATACCGGCCAATTACGAATACTGTCATAGCATATTGGAAAAAGCCGATGCCTGCTTGTACCAAGCAAAAAAACACGGCAGAAATTGCGTGAAGTGGGATTATTCTTGA
- a CDS encoding SPOR domain-containing protein gives MGKKYRSGVLISIIMVILGLSAVGWFVWYTGKMFVGLVSSETAVTSENPSETNSEILNLPEIKLWTCQIGVYKDKENAEALLQNLHNKGWQAVIISKEPYQVAVGAFGSDEEALFCYQGLLENGIDSWVREVTYPALHYKVSGSETETVLEILELANSLCAGLGQDNGQTDAAEKIQDVKDSDYPEDFRHLQDNLSALNASLDGQGNLQYKYNQQLLQVFAEYKRVTYKYFEQNP, from the coding sequence ATGGGAAAAAAATATAGATCAGGTGTTTTGATTTCAATTATAATGGTAATACTAGGATTATCTGCTGTCGGCTGGTTTGTATGGTATACTGGAAAGATGTTTGTCGGGCTTGTTTCCTCAGAGACCGCCGTTACCTCAGAAAACCCGTCAGAAACAAACAGTGAGATTCTCAACTTGCCAGAAATCAAACTTTGGACCTGTCAAATCGGTGTTTATAAGGATAAAGAAAATGCCGAAGCATTGCTGCAGAATTTGCATAACAAGGGCTGGCAGGCCGTGATCATCAGTAAGGAGCCTTATCAGGTTGCGGTGGGTGCCTTTGGCTCCGATGAAGAGGCGCTTTTTTGTTACCAGGGCTTATTGGAAAACGGTATTGATTCATGGGTCAGGGAAGTGACGTATCCTGCTTTGCACTATAAGGTCAGCGGCAGCGAAACGGAAACGGTTCTGGAAATCCTCGAGCTGGCGAATTCATTATGTGCAGGTCTTGGACAAGACAATGGTCAAACTGATGCCGCAGAGAAAATTCAGGATGTTAAAGACAGCGATTATCCGGAAGATTTCAGGCATTTGCAGGATAATTTGAGCGCCCTTAATGCTTCCCTGGATGGACAGGGGAATCTTCAATATAAGTATAATCAGCAGCTTCTTCAAGTCTTTGCTGAGTATAAAAGGGTTACTTACAAGTATTTTGAACAGAATCCCTGA
- a CDS encoding redox-sensing transcriptional repressor Rex, translating into MKTLKIPEATIIRLSVYSRYLTEIDRKGIITISSGDIAEGVGVSPAQVRKDLAYFGEFGIRGVGYNVKDLHKNILRIMGLSNEWSVCLVGLGNLGLALSTYKGFKERGFSIINIFDNDPQKTGMKINDIEVLPIETMEEVVAQNQIQIGAITVPASAAQEIADKLVKGGVQAILNFAPVVLNVPPTVELRNVDLSVNLEVLTFNLGGKMA; encoded by the coding sequence TTGAAAACCTTGAAAATTCCTGAAGCAACGATTATACGGCTTTCCGTATATTCTCGTTATTTGACAGAGATAGACCGCAAAGGAATCATAACGATTTCTTCAGGTGATATTGCTGAAGGAGTAGGCGTAAGTCCTGCTCAGGTTCGTAAAGACCTTGCTTATTTTGGGGAGTTTGGGATTCGCGGAGTAGGTTACAATGTCAAAGACTTGCATAAAAATATTCTTCGGATCATGGGTCTCAGCAATGAGTGGAGCGTCTGCCTCGTAGGATTGGGCAACCTCGGACTGGCCCTGAGTACGTATAAGGGTTTTAAAGAACGCGGATTTTCGATTATTAATATTTTTGACAATGATCCCCAAAAAACTGGGATGAAGATTAACGATATCGAAGTATTGCCGATTGAAACGATGGAAGAAGTCGTCGCCCAAAACCAGATTCAGATCGGGGCAATAACTGTCCCTGCGTCTGCGGCCCAGGAAATTGCCGATAAACTTGTTAAAGGCGGAGTCCAGGCCATTTTGAATTTTGCACCTGTGGTTTTAAATGTTCCTCCCACTGTGGAACTCAGAAATGTGGATTTGTCTGTAAACCTTGAAGTGCTGACATTTAATCTGGGCGGGAAAATGGCATAG
- the cimA gene encoding citramalate synthase: MADKRISIYDTTLRDGAQGEGVHFSAKDKLFYMQKMIEAGIDYVEAGWPGANPKDDEFYRTMASWADSAENQDWRLRTRVVAFGSTCRVGESPEKSDSLNGLIASGANTLTIFGKTWKLHVETVLRTSPQENLRIIRESVEYLVKAGKEVFFDAEHYFDGWQDDPAFALSCLEAAMLGGAKGLVLCDTNGGTYTREITNGVQIVRQELFPAILGIHTHNDGGLAVVNTLAAVEAGVNQIQGTWNGFGERCGNANLSTLIPWLQLKLGYQLLEPEVLHNISYLSRYVAELANYPFDEKQPFVGRSAFAHKAGMHVDAVMKNNKTFEHIDPASVGNERRVLISDQSGKANLCLKMRRFKPEIEKDDPLVEQAMERIKNAENEGFQYETAEGSLDLLLLEILGKYEQPFTLEDYHVWSDPLRGELDSVAVVKVQVGDKQVHIAAEGDGPVHALDQALRSTLGAFFPAIEESELTDYKVRVLDGSRGTGSVVRVVVETKHGVNTWGTIGVSSNIIKASAKALLDALYLVILSSQGKA, translated from the coding sequence ATGGCAGACAAGCGTATTTCAATTTACGACACGACGCTGAGGGACGGAGCTCAGGGAGAAGGCGTTCACTTCTCAGCCAAAGATAAACTTTTCTATATGCAGAAAATGATTGAAGCCGGCATCGACTATGTGGAAGCCGGCTGGCCGGGTGCGAATCCCAAAGATGATGAGTTTTACCGTACGATGGCCTCCTGGGCGGATTCTGCCGAAAATCAGGACTGGCGTTTGCGGACGAGGGTCGTTGCATTCGGCAGCACTTGCAGGGTCGGCGAATCTCCGGAGAAAAGTGATTCATTGAACGGACTGATTGCTTCAGGAGCGAATACCCTGACGATTTTTGGGAAGACATGGAAACTTCATGTTGAAACGGTCTTAAGAACAAGCCCACAGGAAAACTTAAGAATCATCAGAGAATCTGTTGAATATCTTGTGAAAGCCGGCAAGGAAGTCTTCTTTGATGCAGAACACTATTTTGACGGTTGGCAGGACGACCCTGCATTTGCGTTAAGCTGTCTGGAAGCCGCCATGCTTGGTGGAGCGAAAGGACTTGTCCTCTGTGACACGAATGGCGGTACCTATACCAGGGAGATCACGAACGGGGTGCAGATTGTCAGGCAGGAGCTTTTCCCTGCCATACTTGGTATTCATACTCACAATGATGGAGGGCTGGCTGTCGTAAATACGCTGGCGGCTGTTGAGGCAGGAGTGAATCAGATCCAGGGAACCTGGAACGGCTTCGGGGAACGTTGCGGCAATGCGAATTTAAGCACACTGATACCCTGGTTGCAGCTGAAATTAGGCTATCAACTGCTTGAACCTGAGGTTCTGCACAATATTTCTTATTTAAGCAGGTATGTGGCGGAACTCGCCAATTATCCGTTTGATGAGAAACAGCCGTTTGTGGGCAGAAGCGCTTTTGCTCATAAAGCGGGTATGCATGTCGATGCGGTCATGAAGAATAACAAAACCTTTGAGCACATTGACCCTGCTTCGGTCGGGAATGAACGCCGGGTTCTGATCTCCGATCAATCCGGAAAAGCAAATTTGTGTTTGAAAATGCGCCGGTTCAAACCTGAGATTGAAAAAGATGATCCGCTCGTGGAACAGGCGATGGAAAGAATTAAGAATGCCGAAAACGAAGGATTCCAGTATGAGACGGCAGAGGGAAGCCTGGATCTGCTATTACTGGAGATCCTCGGCAAATACGAACAGCCGTTTACACTCGAAGATTATCACGTTTGGAGTGATCCGCTGCGCGGTGAGCTTGACTCTGTAGCGGTTGTGAAAGTGCAGGTCGGAGACAAGCAGGTTCATATTGCAGCCGAGGGAGACGGGCCGGTTCATGCGCTTGACCAAGCTCTCAGAAGCACTTTGGGTGCCTTTTTCCCGGCTATTGAAGAGAGTGAGCTGACGGACTATAAAGTTAGGGTTCTTGACGGTTCCCGGGGCACAGGTTCAGTTGTCCGGGTTGTGGTTGAAACAAAGCATGGCGTCAATACTTGGGGAACGATCGGGGTATCCAGCAATATTATTAAGGCCAGCGCCAAAGCGCTGCTTGATGCGCTCTATCTGGTTATCTTGAGCTCTCAGGGCAAGGCATAG